One part of the Archangium lipolyticum genome encodes these proteins:
- a CDS encoding substrate-binding and VWA domain-containing protein produces the protein MRKLLPGVLALVVVLVACKESNQGPSGASAPARKQQEAVGGPALVLTVAYGSEKKSWFEEQARAFERSGARTKSGRSIQVRGQAMGSGEAVQDIVSGKLKAHVYSPASSAYLPLLNSAWLTASGKTKPVVGEGEPLLLSPIVIAMWKPMAEALGWPGKPIGWVDLMKVAADKRGWGAYGHPEWGRFKLGHTHPEFSNSGLLSVLAEAYAGAGKTRGLTVSDVEGKKTRELLTDIEGTVVHYGKSTGFFADKMQQRGPGYVSAAVLYENLVIESYGKPSAAPFPLVSIYPVEGTFWSDHPYAVLEADWVGAEEREAAQAFLTFLKARPAQERALALGFRPADPAVAIAAPVDAAHGVDPKQPQTLLEVPGADVLEKLLAVWRETKKSTDVTFVFDKSGSMLGRPLAEAKVGARRFLESLSDRDAVTLMLFDNNVYPPMGPLVLGKGRAELLGRVDNIIADGGTALYSATLAAYQSAVARAQKSPGMIHAVVVMTDGKDESSTITLAQLQSGLSSSSEENPVRIFTIAYGQGAEGQVLERIAEAGKGSSAKGGVEDIVQVYRDMASFF, from the coding sequence ATGCGGAAGCTGCTTCCAGGAGTGCTCGCGTTGGTGGTGGTGCTGGTTGCCTGCAAGGAGTCCAACCAGGGACCTTCGGGAGCGTCGGCTCCCGCGCGCAAGCAGCAGGAGGCGGTGGGCGGGCCGGCGCTGGTGCTGACGGTGGCCTACGGCAGCGAGAAGAAGAGCTGGTTCGAGGAGCAGGCGCGGGCCTTCGAGCGGAGCGGGGCGAGGACGAAGTCGGGCCGCTCCATCCAGGTGCGGGGTCAGGCGATGGGCTCCGGGGAGGCGGTGCAGGACATCGTCTCCGGCAAGCTGAAGGCGCACGTCTACAGCCCGGCCTCCAGCGCCTACCTGCCGCTGCTCAACAGCGCGTGGCTGACGGCCTCGGGCAAGACGAAGCCGGTGGTGGGGGAGGGGGAGCCGCTGCTGCTCTCGCCCATCGTCATCGCCATGTGGAAGCCCATGGCGGAGGCGCTGGGCTGGCCGGGCAAGCCCATCGGCTGGGTGGACCTGATGAAGGTGGCGGCGGACAAGCGCGGGTGGGGCGCGTACGGGCACCCCGAGTGGGGCCGCTTCAAGCTGGGCCACACGCATCCCGAGTTCTCCAACTCGGGGCTGCTGTCGGTGCTGGCCGAGGCCTACGCGGGAGCGGGCAAGACGCGCGGACTGACGGTGTCCGACGTGGAGGGCAAGAAGACGAGGGAGCTGCTGACGGACATCGAGGGCACGGTGGTGCACTACGGCAAGTCCACCGGCTTCTTCGCCGACAAGATGCAGCAGCGCGGACCGGGCTACGTGTCAGCGGCGGTGCTGTACGAGAACCTGGTCATCGAATCCTACGGCAAGCCATCGGCCGCGCCCTTCCCGCTGGTCTCCATCTACCCGGTGGAGGGCACCTTCTGGTCGGACCATCCGTACGCGGTGCTGGAGGCGGACTGGGTGGGGGCGGAGGAGCGTGAGGCGGCGCAGGCCTTCCTGACCTTCCTCAAGGCGCGGCCGGCGCAGGAGCGCGCGCTGGCGCTGGGCTTCCGTCCGGCGGACCCCGCGGTGGCCATCGCGGCACCGGTGGACGCGGCGCATGGCGTGGACCCCAAGCAGCCGCAGACGCTGCTGGAGGTGCCCGGCGCGGACGTGCTGGAGAAGCTGCTGGCCGTGTGGCGCGAGACGAAGAAGTCCACGGACGTCACCTTCGTCTTCGACAAGTCCGGCAGCATGCTGGGCCGCCCGCTGGCGGAGGCCAAGGTGGGGGCCCGCCGCTTCCTGGAGTCGCTGTCGGACCGGGACGCGGTGACGCTCATGCTGTTCGACAACAACGTGTATCCGCCCATGGGCCCGCTGGTGCTCGGCAAGGGCCGCGCCGAACTGCTCGGCCGCGTCGACAACATCATCGCCGACGGGGGCACGGCCCTCTACTCCGCTACCCTGGCGGCCTATCAATCCGCCGTCGCCCGGGCACAGAAGAGCCCGGGGATGATCCACGCGGTGGTGGTGATGACGGACGGCAAGGATGAGAGCAGCACCATCACACTGGCGCAGCTGCAGAGCGGCCTGTCCTCCTCGAGCGAGGAGAACCCGGTGCGCATCTTCACCATCGCCTACGGGCAGGGCGCCGAGGGCCAGGTGCTGGAGCGCATCGCCGAGGCGGGCAAGGGCTCGAGCGCGAAGGGCGGCGTGGAGGACATCGTCCAGGTGTACCGGGACATGGCCTCCTTCTTCTGA
- a CDS encoding OmpA family protein gives MSGDSDNKTVYAKGIGPRQGSGGSKPWVPWLVTALVVLISGAAGYFGFSAWSAQKTRAEGAEKSAAEARAQVVATEQARKELEVKLSEQLAAKEQKLSALEDERTRLSTERDQLSQAVQEKEAELARLKATYEDIEQKLKAEISDGEIRLSQAEGRIQVDLVDKILFDSGEASLSERGSEVLARLGTVLSKVEGRSILVSGHTDDAPPSQRLAATFPTNWELSVARAVNVVRFLGEKASVPPGRLVAAGHADTKPVASNATPKGRARNRRIEILLIPDLPAGKRSEAKADASSH, from the coding sequence ATGTCTGGAGATTCCGACAACAAGACGGTGTACGCGAAGGGGATTGGCCCCCGTCAGGGCAGTGGTGGGTCGAAGCCCTGGGTTCCGTGGCTGGTGACGGCGCTGGTGGTGCTCATCTCCGGCGCCGCGGGCTACTTCGGCTTCAGCGCCTGGTCGGCGCAGAAGACGCGCGCGGAGGGAGCGGAGAAGTCGGCCGCGGAGGCCCGTGCGCAGGTGGTGGCCACGGAGCAGGCACGCAAGGAATTGGAGGTGAAGCTCTCGGAGCAGCTCGCGGCCAAGGAGCAGAAGCTCTCCGCGCTCGAGGACGAGCGCACCCGGCTGTCCACCGAGCGTGACCAGCTCTCGCAGGCGGTCCAGGAGAAGGAGGCCGAGCTCGCCCGCCTCAAGGCCACCTACGAGGACATCGAGCAGAAGTTGAAGGCGGAGATCTCCGATGGGGAGATCCGCCTGTCCCAGGCCGAGGGCCGCATCCAGGTGGACCTCGTGGACAAGATCCTCTTCGACTCCGGCGAGGCCAGTCTCTCCGAGCGGGGCTCCGAGGTGCTGGCGCGGCTGGGCACGGTCCTCTCCAAGGTGGAGGGCCGCTCCATCCTGGTGTCGGGCCACACGGACGATGCCCCGCCCTCGCAACGGCTGGCGGCCACCTTCCCGACGAACTGGGAGCTGTCCGTGGCCCGCGCGGTGAACGTGGTGCGCTTCCTCGGGGAGAAGGCCAGTGTGCCCCCGGGCCGGCTGGTGGCCGCCGGTCACGCCGATACGAAGCCCGTGGCCAGCAACGCCACGCCCAAGGGGCGCGCCCGCAACCGTCGCATCGAGATCCTCCTCATTCCGGATCTCCCGGCGGGCAAGCGGAGCGAGGCCAAGGCCGACGCCAGCTCGCACTGA
- a CDS encoding DUF2750 domain-containing protein, with the protein METEQSHERLQAVLRLPAARRYSYFLQRAVESGEVWGLDGEGWALALDDTGRDVLPLWPAPEFAALCARRLWSGFQPRAIKLEELLDNVLPQLEEEGMPVGIFFTPEGQGHPVSARELIDALRATSGPVA; encoded by the coding sequence ATGGAAACTGAGCAGAGCCACGAGCGTCTTCAGGCCGTGCTGCGGTTGCCCGCGGCCAGGCGCTACTCGTACTTCCTCCAGCGCGCGGTGGAGTCCGGCGAGGTCTGGGGACTCGATGGCGAGGGGTGGGCGCTCGCGCTCGACGACACGGGGCGGGACGTGCTGCCGCTCTGGCCCGCGCCCGAGTTCGCCGCGCTCTGCGCCAGGCGGCTGTGGTCCGGCTTCCAGCCCCGCGCCATCAAGCTGGAGGAGCTGCTGGACAACGTGCTGCCGCAGCTCGAGGAGGAGGGAATGCCGGTGGGCATCTTCTTCACTCCGGAAGGTCAGGGCCATCCCGTGTCGGCGCGCGAGCTCATCGACGCCCTGCGCGCGACGAGCGGACCCGTGGCCTGA
- a CDS encoding GNAT family N-acetyltransferase, translating to MIRSATPSDLPIITRLIRALAEYEKLTHAVTLREEDLREHLFGGRPYAEVVLAEDAGQVVGFALFFHNYSTFLSKPGLYLEDLFVLPEHRGQGHGKALLSHLAKLAVERGCGRFEWNVLDWNTPAIEFYESFGAEMQREWKLFRLTGEALRRFARAG from the coding sequence ATGATCCGCTCCGCGACCCCCTCGGACCTCCCCATCATCACCCGGCTCATCCGCGCCCTGGCCGAGTACGAGAAGCTCACCCATGCCGTCACCCTCCGCGAGGAGGATCTGCGAGAGCACCTCTTCGGCGGCCGGCCCTACGCCGAGGTCGTCCTCGCCGAGGACGCCGGGCAGGTGGTGGGCTTCGCCCTCTTCTTCCACAACTACTCCACGTTCCTGTCCAAGCCGGGCCTCTACCTGGAGGACCTCTTCGTCCTGCCGGAGCACCGGGGCCAGGGGCACGGCAAGGCGCTGCTGTCCCACCTGGCGAAGCTCGCCGTCGAGCGGGGCTGCGGGCGCTTCGAGTGGAACGTGCTCGACTGGAACACGCCGGCCATCGAGTTCTACGAGTCCTTCGGCGCGGAGATGCAGCGGGAGTGGAAGCTCTTCCGCCTCACCGGCGAGGCGCTGCGGCGGTTCGCGCGGGCTGGCTGA
- a CDS encoding YbdD/YjiX family protein encodes MDASRATPKTLWRRVVQTARLLIGVPDYDTYVAHMRQHHPSRPVMSYEEFFDERMRARYRSGGGRCC; translated from the coding sequence ATGGACGCCTCTCGAGCCACTCCGAAGACGCTCTGGCGCCGGGTGGTGCAGACCGCCCGGTTGCTCATCGGCGTGCCCGACTACGACACCTACGTCGCGCACATGCGCCAGCACCACCCCTCGCGGCCGGTGATGAGCTACGAGGAGTTCTTCGACGAGCGCATGCGCGCGCGCTACCGGAGCGGCGGCGGGCGCTGCTGCTGA
- a CDS encoding WGR domain-containing protein, giving the protein MRRFEFVEGTSAKFWMAEVEGNTFIVVYGRLGTEGQRKEKAFPDEAGARREYERKVAEKLREGYHEVSAEAPQEAPKNAKGAAAASPKLTLPPRVRAGSPTAGQVSAAVEALTRLDTLVGGRSWRVALQARRARRALRALGGLDPSSHSAMGPVFSSLMAKVVAPKGQPRLPLWAAMELLAEVEVSAFVRTLEQWKRAPAGAPAMAATGVLARQAEALGEPELALRMGTLLTSDEAWDKRWSALRPHVEGHLVAGGSSLPAWLRSLDAGGDSRLAERLSRLGA; this is encoded by the coding sequence ATGCGCAGGTTCGAGTTCGTGGAGGGCACCAGCGCGAAGTTCTGGATGGCCGAGGTCGAGGGCAACACCTTCATCGTGGTGTACGGGCGGCTGGGCACCGAGGGGCAGCGCAAGGAGAAGGCGTTCCCCGACGAGGCGGGCGCGCGGCGAGAGTACGAGCGCAAGGTGGCCGAGAAGCTGCGCGAGGGCTACCACGAGGTGTCCGCCGAGGCCCCGCAAGAGGCTCCCAAGAACGCGAAGGGCGCCGCCGCGGCCTCGCCGAAGCTCACGCTCCCACCCCGGGTGCGCGCGGGCAGCCCCACCGCCGGACAGGTGTCCGCGGCCGTCGAGGCGCTCACCCGGCTCGACACCCTGGTGGGCGGGCGGAGCTGGCGGGTGGCGCTCCAGGCCCGCCGGGCGCGGCGCGCGCTCCGGGCGCTGGGGGGGTTGGATCCATCCAGCCACTCCGCCATGGGCCCGGTGTTCTCCTCTCTGATGGCGAAGGTGGTGGCGCCCAAGGGGCAGCCGCGGTTGCCGCTGTGGGCGGCCATGGAGCTGCTGGCGGAGGTGGAAGTGTCGGCCTTCGTCCGGACGCTGGAGCAGTGGAAGCGCGCTCCCGCAGGCGCTCCGGCCATGGCAGCCACCGGCGTGCTGGCCCGTCAGGCCGAGGCTCTCGGCGAGCCCGAGCTGGCGCTTCGCATGGGCACGCTGCTGACGTCGGACGAGGCCTGGGACAAGCGCTGGAGCGCGTTACGGCCGCATGTCGAGGGCCACCTGGTGGCGGGGGGCAGCTCGCTGCCGGCCTGGCTGCGCTCGCTCGACGCCGGAGGGGATTCGCGCCTCGCCGAGCGCCTCTCCCGCCTGGGCGCGTGA
- a CDS encoding substrate-binding domain-containing protein, protein MKPKVFIILGFLVAVGAVLFITSSNKDKAQQGGETAPSSRQGPSGPATEITFLYSTEKKEWVESAVVGFQQENPSIRVKLVGKGSLDAAQSILDGKEKPTVWSPADSAVLRMLESEWSTDPQRGQLFATSGDDAPQPLVITPLVFVVWEDRAEVLQKASGGVVSWKAIHKAVASDQGWPAIGGKPEWGFVKLGHTDPTRSNSGLQAMLLATLEFYGKRTGLSVGDLLKPEYQTWVKELEKGVTRFETSTGTFMTDMVRFGPSKYDMAVVYENLAISQIGNAQGRWGNLKVYYPALTLWSDHPAALLQADWVTPEQQDAARKWLAYLHSRPVQERALAFGFRPADPSVPLKTQDAANPFTRLAPQGIQVDVPPVAEVPEGSVVRNLLTMWSRVVGSAQR, encoded by the coding sequence ATGAAGCCCAAGGTCTTCATCATCCTGGGGTTCCTCGTCGCGGTCGGCGCGGTGCTCTTCATCACGTCCTCGAACAAGGACAAGGCGCAGCAGGGCGGAGAGACCGCCCCTTCATCGCGGCAGGGGCCTTCCGGGCCGGCGACGGAGATCACCTTCCTCTACAGTACGGAGAAGAAGGAGTGGGTGGAGTCCGCGGTGGTGGGCTTCCAGCAGGAGAACCCGTCCATCCGCGTGAAGCTGGTGGGCAAGGGCTCGCTGGACGCGGCCCAATCCATCCTGGACGGCAAGGAGAAGCCCACGGTGTGGAGCCCGGCCGACAGCGCCGTGCTGCGCATGCTGGAGTCGGAGTGGTCGACGGACCCGCAGCGCGGGCAGCTGTTCGCCACCAGCGGGGATGACGCTCCGCAGCCGCTGGTGATCACCCCGCTGGTGTTCGTGGTGTGGGAGGACCGGGCCGAGGTGTTGCAGAAGGCCTCGGGGGGCGTGGTGTCGTGGAAGGCCATCCACAAGGCGGTGGCGAGCGACCAGGGCTGGCCGGCCATCGGCGGCAAGCCGGAGTGGGGCTTCGTGAAGCTGGGCCACACGGATCCGACGCGCTCCAACTCGGGCCTGCAGGCGATGCTGCTGGCGACGCTGGAGTTCTACGGCAAGCGCACGGGGCTGTCGGTGGGAGACCTGCTCAAGCCCGAGTACCAGACGTGGGTGAAGGAGCTGGAGAAGGGCGTGACGCGGTTCGAGACCTCCACCGGCACCTTCATGACGGACATGGTCCGCTTCGGCCCATCGAAGTACGACATGGCGGTGGTGTACGAGAACCTGGCCATCTCGCAGATCGGCAACGCGCAGGGCCGGTGGGGCAACCTGAAGGTGTACTACCCGGCGCTCACGCTGTGGAGCGACCACCCGGCGGCGCTGCTGCAGGCGGACTGGGTGACGCCGGAGCAGCAGGACGCGGCGCGCAAGTGGCTGGCGTACCTGCACAGCCGTCCGGTGCAGGAGCGCGCGCTGGCGTTCGGCTTCCGCCCGGCGGACCCCTCGGTACCGCTCAAGACGCAGGACGCGGCCAACCCCTTCACGCGGCTGGCACCCCAGGGCATCCAGGTGGACGTGCCCCCCGTGGCCGAGGTGCCGGAGGGGTCGGTGGTCCGCAACCTGCTGACGATGTGGTCGCGCGTGGTGGGCTCGGCGCAGCGCTGA
- a CDS encoding serine/threonine-protein kinase: protein MGSFDDKERRTLETDGRRTLVTDERRTVALGTGEARGESASPRPPEAPALGRGTPLDRYVVLDPLGQGGMGMVYAAYDSVLDRKVALKLLPPEDPLGGTEGSPGRARLLREAQAMARLSHPNVVAVYDVHQHDAQVFMAMELVDGQTLLQWHQEKPRSWKETLSAFLDAGRGLAAAHAAGLVHRDFKPTNVLVGRDGRIRVTDFGLARPHNAPAEEPASGDGAPVSGTSTGPVKQHSLLELQLTQRGAVLGTPAYMAPEQFRGATADARSDQFSFAVSLWEALYGERPFEGSTPEERKQNVLAGRIKPPPPHSKVPPFVHRALLRALNTPPEARYPSLDALLAILERDPALVRRRWLSAAALLLLLTGAGVMAWTEWHHHHAHVCTGVPEQMEGIWGAPRQTAIEQAFLATGQPHAQDTWGRVREALNAYTAAWSDMHQDTCEATRIRGEQSEAVMSLRMACLEGSRRELAALTDVFTEADATVVEKAISATSALRPLRRCADVEALLSEVKPPEDAPTRQAVEAERARLARVKALTEAGKFKEALTLASEVIGKTATLGYKPVRAEALFTRAWTQIISGQNQGVPPLLTDALWLAYESRHDTVTAAASVRLMGYYCLNGPQEEAERWKQFAQASLDRLGENGELRAIFFNNLGMSFYQQGKFAEAYEAFDKAFALAQQHLGPASATTLRYATNSLAALGNLDRMDESQRALESLVRMGETYLGPLHPFLTQPLTNLSNAYASQGRISDARLLLDRVREINQKSYGNRSEEWAHLHLAYGDLDASEGRDLNALSHYEEAVRQFRELTGPESTHLLQALEKVAEAQTSLERLSQSQQTFQEVLELAKQDPRQHEHIYTMALLGLARLHEIRGQSDKALRLRQQALQLREQYLGPDHFNTALIRIDIGTTYLEMGQAARALPLFEKELPLFEKVMGGDSPAGVLPLAGKGEALQKLGRATEAIPLLEHALHVVESHPGRPEYAASIRFALARALWDAGQQPERALKLAQAARTTYLRTPILHADELSELEALLKRHAPKTASPGSMALTPP, encoded by the coding sequence ATGGGGTCCTTCGATGACAAAGAGCGCCGTACGCTCGAGACCGACGGGCGCCGCACGCTCGTGACCGACGAGCGCCGCACGGTCGCGCTCGGCACGGGAGAGGCGCGAGGTGAGAGCGCCAGCCCCCGTCCGCCGGAGGCGCCGGCGCTCGGCCGGGGAACGCCCCTGGACCGGTACGTGGTGTTGGATCCCCTGGGCCAGGGCGGCATGGGGATGGTGTACGCCGCCTACGACTCGGTGCTGGACCGGAAGGTGGCGCTCAAGCTGCTGCCGCCAGAGGACCCGCTTGGAGGCACCGAGGGGTCACCCGGACGGGCCCGGTTGCTGCGCGAGGCGCAGGCCATGGCCCGGCTCTCCCACCCCAACGTGGTGGCCGTCTACGACGTGCACCAGCACGACGCCCAGGTCTTCATGGCCATGGAGCTGGTGGACGGCCAGACCCTGTTGCAGTGGCACCAGGAGAAGCCCCGGAGCTGGAAGGAGACGCTCTCCGCCTTCCTGGACGCGGGCCGGGGCCTGGCCGCCGCGCACGCCGCCGGGCTCGTGCACCGCGACTTCAAGCCCACCAACGTCCTGGTGGGCAGGGACGGCCGCATCCGGGTGACGGACTTCGGCCTGGCGCGCCCGCACAACGCGCCCGCGGAGGAGCCCGCGTCCGGCGACGGCGCGCCCGTCTCGGGGACGAGCACCGGCCCGGTCAAGCAGCACAGCCTGCTGGAGTTGCAGCTGACGCAGCGGGGCGCGGTGCTGGGCACTCCGGCCTACATGGCGCCCGAGCAGTTCCGCGGCGCCACTGCGGACGCGCGGAGCGATCAGTTCTCCTTCGCCGTGTCGCTGTGGGAGGCCCTCTACGGCGAGCGTCCCTTCGAGGGGAGCACGCCCGAGGAGCGCAAGCAGAACGTGCTGGCCGGCCGCATCAAGCCCCCGCCGCCCCACTCCAAGGTGCCGCCCTTCGTGCACCGCGCCCTGCTGCGCGCCCTCAACACCCCGCCGGAGGCGCGCTATCCCTCGCTGGACGCGCTGCTGGCCATCCTGGAGAGGGATCCGGCCCTGGTGCGCCGCCGCTGGCTGTCCGCCGCGGCCCTGCTGCTCCTCCTCACGGGCGCGGGCGTGATGGCCTGGACCGAATGGCACCACCACCATGCCCACGTGTGCACGGGCGTTCCCGAGCAGATGGAGGGCATCTGGGGCGCGCCGCGCCAGACGGCCATCGAGCAGGCCTTCCTCGCCACCGGCCAGCCCCATGCCCAGGACACCTGGGGACGCGTGCGCGAGGCGCTGAACGCGTACACGGCGGCGTGGTCGGACATGCACCAGGACACCTGCGAGGCCACGCGCATCCGCGGTGAGCAGTCCGAGGCCGTCATGTCCCTGCGCATGGCGTGTCTGGAGGGCAGCCGGCGGGAGCTGGCCGCGCTCACCGACGTGTTCACCGAGGCCGACGCCACCGTGGTGGAGAAGGCCATCTCCGCCACCAGCGCCCTGCGGCCCCTGCGGCGCTGCGCGGACGTGGAGGCCCTGCTGTCCGAGGTGAAGCCCCCCGAGGACGCCCCCACGCGCCAGGCCGTGGAGGCCGAGCGCGCCCGGCTCGCCCGCGTCAAGGCGCTCACCGAGGCCGGCAAGTTCAAGGAGGCCCTGACCCTGGCCTCGGAGGTGATCGGCAAGACGGCGACGCTCGGCTACAAGCCCGTCCGCGCCGAGGCCCTCTTCACTCGGGCGTGGACGCAGATCATCTCCGGGCAGAACCAGGGCGTGCCTCCGCTGCTCACGGACGCGCTGTGGCTCGCGTACGAGTCCCGGCACGACACCGTGACGGCGGCGGCCAGCGTGCGGCTGATGGGCTACTACTGCCTGAACGGGCCCCAGGAGGAGGCCGAGCGCTGGAAGCAGTTCGCCCAGGCCTCGCTGGACAGGCTGGGGGAAAATGGCGAGCTGCGGGCCATCTTCTTCAACAACCTGGGCATGTCGTTCTACCAGCAGGGCAAGTTCGCCGAGGCCTACGAGGCCTTCGACAAGGCCTTCGCCCTCGCGCAGCAGCACCTCGGTCCGGCCAGCGCGACGACGCTGCGCTATGCCACCAACTCCCTGGCCGCGCTGGGCAACCTGGATCGCATGGACGAGTCGCAGCGCGCGCTCGAGTCCCTCGTGCGCATGGGCGAGACGTACCTCGGCCCCCTGCACCCGTTCCTCACCCAGCCCCTGACGAACCTCTCGAATGCCTACGCCTCGCAGGGGCGGATCTCCGACGCGCGCCTCCTGCTCGACCGGGTGCGGGAGATCAACCAGAAGTCCTACGGCAACCGCTCCGAGGAGTGGGCGCACCTCCACCTGGCCTACGGCGATCTCGATGCCTCGGAGGGACGGGATCTCAATGCCCTCTCACACTACGAGGAGGCCGTGCGCCAGTTCCGGGAGCTCACGGGCCCGGAGAGCACCCACCTGCTGCAGGCGCTCGAGAAGGTGGCCGAGGCCCAGACCTCGCTGGAGCGGCTGTCCCAGTCCCAGCAGACCTTCCAGGAGGTGCTGGAGCTGGCGAAGCAAGACCCGCGGCAGCACGAGCACATCTACACGATGGCCCTGCTCGGGCTCGCGCGGCTCCATGAAATCCGGGGCCAGAGCGACAAGGCGCTGCGGCTTCGCCAGCAGGCGCTGCAGCTGCGCGAGCAGTACCTGGGACCCGACCACTTCAACACGGCCCTCATCCGCATCGACATCGGCACCACCTACCTGGAGATGGGCCAGGCCGCTCGCGCGCTCCCCCTCTTCGAGAAGGAGCTGCCCCTCTTCGAGAAGGTGATGGGTGGCGACTCCCCGGCTGGCGTCCTGCCGCTGGCGGGAAAGGGCGAGGCGCTACAGAAACTGGGCAGGGCCACCGAGGCCATCCCGCTGCTCGAGCACGCGCTCCATGTCGTCGAGAGCCACCCGGGACGGCCCGAGTACGCGGCCTCCATCCGGTTCGCCCTGGCCCGCGCGCTCTGGGATGCCGGGCAGCAGCCGGAGCGTGCGCTGAAGCTCGCCCAGGCCGCGCGCACCACCTACCTCAGGACCCCCATCCTCCACGCGGACGAGCTGTCCGAGCTGGAGGCCCTGCTCAAACGGCATGCCCCGAAGACGGCATCACCTGGCTCGATGGCGCTGACACCTCCGTGA